DNA from Sphingomonas psychrotolerans:
AGACGCTTGCCGATGAGATGCGGATCGCGGCGGGGGATCTTTACGGCGCGATGGCCGAGCGGCTGCGCGTCAAGCATCAACTGGCCGTGCGGATCCTGCCTGCGGAAGTGATGCCCGACCGGATGAAACGGCTCGACCTCCACGCCCGGCAGATCCAGCTTTCGGAAATGCTCGACGCACCGGGCCGCAGCTTCGCGCTTGCCGAGCGGCTGGCCGAGGAGGCGCGGGGGGAAATCGACGGGCTGGTCAAGGGTGCCGCGCTCGATCGCGGCGCCGAGCGGCTCTACCGGCGCCACCTCACCGGCTATTTCGCCGCGGCGGTGATGATGCCTTATGCCCGCTTCCTGCGCGCCTGCGAGGCGAGCGGCTATGATCTCGAACTGCTCCAGCGCCGCTTCGGGGCGAGCTTCAGCCAGGTCGCACACCGGCTGACCACGCTTCAGCGGGTCGGCGCCCGCGGGCTGCCCTTCTTCTTGCTGCGAGTCGATCGCGCGGGTCAGATGTCAAAACGCTATGCCGGGGCGAGTGCATCGCCGCTGGTCGAGGGGCCGGGGATCTGTCCTTTGTGGAATATTTTTGATGCCTTCGCCCGCGACGAGATGGTCACGCACCTCGTCGAGCTCGAGGACGGCAGTCGCTGGTTCACGGTCGCGCGCGCGGTCCAGCCGCAGGGGGCTCGGGTGACGAGCATTCCCGCGCGCTTCGCAGTGGGGGTCGGGCTCGCGGCGGGCGAGGCGCGGACGCTTGCCGTAGCGGCGGGGCGCGATCTCGCCGGGCATGCAATGCCGATCGGGCTCGGTTGCCGCGCGTGCACGCGTCCCGATTGCCCCCAGCGCTCAGCGCCGCCGGCGGGACGGGCGATGCTGCTGCCGAACGATCGCGAGAGCGGCGTCACGCCGTTCGGTTTCGCCCCGGACTGACATACCGCGGACGCAAATCGACATATTTCGGTCGATTTGATCTGGAACCAGCGCGCTGCCTCGCGGTTGCGTCGCTGGTGCGCGCTCCGTCGGGTCGCTGCCATGAGCCGCTGTCGATCGCGCCTGCGATACGGCAGGGCGTGTCGAGAGGATGTGTATGTTGCTTACCCTGATCGGACTAACCCTTGCGGCGGCCAGCCCCCAATCGGCCGACGCCGCAGTGGGTCGTTGGAAGACCGAGACGCGCGGCGGGATCATCGAGATCAAACGCTGCGGCGCGTCGATCTGCGGCCGGGCTCTCACCTCGGATGCGCTGCGGACGAACCCGAACCTGAAGGATACCAGGAATTCGAACACGGCACTACGCAACCGGCCGCTGCGCGGGCTCCAGATCCTGAGCGGCTTCTCGGCGAGCGGCGGCGGCTGGACCGGCGGCAAGATCTACAATGCCGAGGACGGCAAGACCTATGGCTCGGACGTGACGCCCTCCGGTGCCAACCAGCTCAAGGTTCGCGGCTGCGTTTTCAAGCCCTTCTGCAAGACCCAGACCTGGACCCGCGTCCGCTGAGGCGGGCGCCAGTTTCGTTTAGTAAAGCGTACAAGGACCCTGCAATGTCGACTCTCAAGCTTTCGCTCGCCGCCGCAACCACGCTGGCGGGCTCGATCGGTTTCGCCGCCTCGGCCAATGCCCAGGCCTTTTATCTCCCCGAACAGTCTGCGCGCGCAGCGGGGCGGGCTTTCTCCGGCGAGGTTGCGGATACCGGCGCCGCGTCGCTCTGGTGGAATCCCGCGTCGATCGCCGGCGCCACAGAAGGCGAGGCGACGATCAGCGCCTCGCTGATCCTGCCGCGCGGCGAAGTGACCGACACCGGCACGCTGATCCGCCGCCCGGGCGGCAGCTTCGCCCCCGTCGGCGGCGATGCCACCACGCGCAATCCGATCAACAAGGGGGTGCTGCCATCGGGCGCGATCGCGATTCCCCTGGGTGACCGCGTCGCCTTCGGTCTCGCGGTCACGTCGCCGTACAGCTTCACCACCGATTATCCCGAGACCAGCTGGGCACGCTACAGCGCGCTCAAGACTCAGCTGCGCACGATCGACATCCAGCCCTCGCTCGCAGTGGCGGTGACCGACTGGCTGCGCGTCGGCGCGGGCGTCAATGTCGAATATACCGATGCCAGTCTCGCCAATGCACTGCCCAATGTGTCGGCGGCCTTGCCCGACGGAAAGCAGGAGCTGAAGGGCGACGGCTGGGATCTCGGCTGGAGCGCGGGCTTCCAGATGCACAATGATGCCGTGACGATCGGCCTCAGCTACAAATCGGCGATCAAGCACAACCTCAAGGGCGACCTCGAGGTCAGCGGGCTCGTCGGGCCGCTGGCGGGGTCGAATCTGACGCTGTCCGATATCACGGCCAATTTCTACACGCCGGCGCAGGTAATCGTCGGCGGGCGCTTTCGGCTGAGCGACCGGTTCACGCTCAACGGGCAGGCCGTCCACTACCAGTGGAGCAAGTTCGACGCGATCCGGATCGGCGCACCGGTCAACCAGGCGATCCCCGAAAATTATCGCGACACGTGGAGCCTCGCGACGGGGTTCGATTATGCTGTTTCGGACAAACTCACGGTGCGGGCCGGCGTGCAGCGTACCCAGACCCCGACGCGCGATGGTGAGCGCGATGCGCGCGTGCCCGATTCGGATCGCTGGAATTACGGTGTCGGCGCTTCCTACGCGCTGACTCCCAAATTCACGCTCGATGCCGGCGCCAATTATGTCGACTTCGAGGACGCGACGATCGACCGAGTCACCGCGGCCTATCCGGGCACGGCGGCGCAGACGCCGATCCTTACCTCGGGCGAATTGCACGACGCGCGCGCGCTGGTCTTCTCGCTCGGCGGACGCATGCGCTTCTGACGACGATACCCGTCGCCACGCGTCGAGGGGCGCGTGGCGGCGGCATCGGCTTGGGAAGCGACGATCCCATCCTCCCTCTGGGTAATTTATACCGGACGGTAGATTTCGCCTCGAAAACATGCCTATCATCCCCCGGGGCGGCGCTAACGGAGGGATCATGGCCACCGATTTCACGCTCAACGGCAAGCCGGCGTCGTTCGACGGGGATCCCGAGACACCCTTGCTCTATGTGCTGCGCGACCATCTCGGGCTGACCGGCACCAAATATGGCTGCGGCGTCGCCCAGTGCGGCGCCTGCACCGTCCATCTCGACGGCAAGAACCGGCGCTCCTGCGTGACTCCGGTTTCGATGGTCGGCGGCAGGCAGGTCGTCACGATCGAGGGCGTCGCCGGCAAGGAAGCCACAGCGGTGCAAAACGCCTGGGTGGCGATCGACGTGCCGCAATGCGGCTTTTGCCAGTCGGGGCAGGTGATGTCGGCGGTCGGGCTGCTCAAGATCAAGAAAAAGCCGAGCGACAAGGACATCGACGCAGCGATGGCGGGCAATATCTGCCGCTGCGCCACCTACGCCCGGATCCGCCAGGCGATCAAAGACGCCGCCAATGCAATGGAGGCCTGAGCGATGAACGCCATCACGCCAACCCGCCGCGGCTTCCTCCAGTCCTCGGGTCTCGTGCTCGGCATGGCATTGCCGCTGGGTCAGGCGGCGAGGGCCGCGGGGCAGACGACGGGGCTGCCCTTCGCGCCCAACGCGTTCGTGCGGGTGGGGACGGACAATCTCGTCACGGTGATCATCAAACATGTCGAGTTCGGCCAGGGGCCGGCGACCGGCCTCGCCACCTTGGTGGCCGACGAAATGGACGCCGATTGGGGCCAGATCCGCGTCGAGATGGCGCCCGCCAACGACCCGCTCTACAAGAACCTCGCTTTCGGCACGATGGGCACCGGCGGCTCCTCGGCGATCTCGAACAGCTGGATCCAGATGCGCACCGCCGGGGCCTCGGCGAGAGCGATGCTGGTCGAAGCGGCGGCGAAGCGCTGGGGCGTGCCGGCCGCATCGATCAAGGTGTCGAAGGGCGTGGTTTCGAGCGGGGCGCGCAAGGCGCGCTTCGGCGAACTGGCGGCGGACGCGGCGCAGCTGAAGCCGCCCGAAAAGCCGGTGCTCAAGACCCCCGACCAGTTCACTCTGATCGGCAAGGACACACCCAAGGTCGACAGCGTCGCCAAGACCAACGGCACTGCGATGTTTACCATGGACATCCAGCGGCCCGGCATGGTCCACACCGCGATTGCCCATCCGCCGGCGTTCGGCGGCACGGTCAAATCGGTGATCGACACCGCGGCGCTCGCAGTGCCCGGCGTGCTGGGAGTGAAGACCATCCCGCAGGGCGTGGTCGTCTATGCGCGCGACGGCTATGCGGCGCGGAAGGGCGCCGCGGCGCTCGATGTCACCTGGGACCTCTCCAAAGCCGAGAAACGCACCAGCGACGAGCTCTACGCCCAGTTCGCCGAGGCGAGCGAACAGCCGGGCAAGCAGGTCGAGAAGATCGGCGACACCGCGGCGGCGCTGAAAGGGGCGGGCAAGAAGCTCGAGGCGGTCTACCAATTCCCGTATCTGGCGCACGCGCCGATGGAGCCGCTGGACGCCGTGATCGAGATGAACGGCGATCGGCTCCATGTGTGGATGGGCAGCCAGTTCCAGGTCGGCGAGCTTGGCGCGATCTGCGGGACCTTGGGCGTGCCCATGGAGAAGGCAGCGCTGCACGAGCAATATGCCGGGGGCAGCTTCGGGCGGCGCGCCACCCCGACGATGGAGTTCGCGGTCGAGGCCGCGGCGGCGTTCAAGGCGTGGGGCAAGGGCCCGGTCAAGCACGTCTGGACTCGCGAGAACGACATTCGCGGCGGCCGCTATCGCCCGCTGGCGGTGCATACGATCCGCGGCGGGCTCGATCCGGCGGGCAATATCGTCGCCTGGGATCAGGTCGTCGCCGCGCAGAGCTTCTTCAAGAACACCCCGATGGAGGGGATGGGCATACGGAACGGCGTCGACGATGCCCTCACCGAGGGGATTGCCGAGAGCTATAAATTCGCCAACCAATATATCGGCCAGCACATCATGGAGGTGGGCGTGCCGACGCTGTGGTGGCGGTCGGTGGGCAATACCCATACCGCCTATGCGGTCGAGACCTTCATCGACGAACTGCTCGTCATGGGCGGCAAGGATCCGGTCGCCGGGCGGCTCGCACTGATGGAGGATCCGCGGACCAGGGCAGTGCTCGCCAAGGCCGCCGAGATCGCCGGCTGGGGCAAAAAGCCGCCCGCGGGTCGTGCACGCGGCGTCGCGGCGTGGAAGAGCTTCGGTTCGTATGTTGCGCAGGTCGCCGAAGTGTCGAAGGGCGCCGACGGGCTGCCCAAAGTGCATAAGGTGTGGTGCGCGGTGGATTGCGGGATCGCAGTCAATCCCAATGTGATCCGCGCGCAGATGGAGAGCGGCATCGGCTACGGTCTCGGCCACGCGCTCTATTCCGAGGTCGAATTGGGCGAGGGCGGGATCGTCAAACAGAGCAATTTCGACAGCTATCGTTCGCTCAGAATCAGCGAGATGCCCGAAGTCGAAGTCGCGATCATCGCATCGGACAAGAACCCGACCGGCGTGGGAGAGCCCGGGCTGCCGCCGATTGCGCCCGCCGTCGCCAATGCGTGGCGCAAGCTCACCGGCAAGGCCGTGCGGCGGCTTCCGTTCACCGTGGGAGGCAAGGCATGAAGGCGGGCGCACTCGCACTCGGCGCCGCGGCGCTGACTCTCGGGCTAGCGATCGCCAGCCAGGCGCGCGAGCAGAAGGTGGAAGGGCTAAAGCCCGTCAGCGCCTTTGCCGGCATCGCCGATCCGGCCGCGCGCTCGACTGCGATCTTCACCGAGATGGGCAAGGTGATCCAGCATCCGCGCTGCGTGAACTGCCACCCGCGCACCGATCGCCCGCTCCAGGGCGATGCGCAGGAGCCGCACAACCCGCCGGTCTCGCGCGGGCCCGCGGACAAGGGCATGGCGGGGCTCGAATGCGCCACCTGCCACGGGCCGCGCAACGTCGCTTTCGCCAATGGCACCGGCAGCATTCCCGGACATCCCGAGTGGCACGTCGCGCCGATCGAGATGGCGTGGGAAGGCAAGACGCTCGGCCAGATCTGTCAGCAGATCAAGGATCGCAAGCGCAATGGCGGCAAGACGCTGGAGCAGATCGTCGAACATAATGCGCATGACAGCCTGGTCGGCTGGGGCTGGAATCCCGGGCCGGGCCGCGCGCCGGTGCCGGGGACGCAGGCGCAGTTCGGCGAGTTGAGCCGGGCCTGGTTGGCGAGTGGGGCGAAGTGCCCAGCGGGTTAAATAGGTAGGCGGCCGCCCCATAGCTTCCGACCCGGATAGCGGACGTTGACTGCCAACGCGGCTCCGCTAGGCTCTTTCATATGGTGAGACGTACACGGATCATGCGGGGGCTGAGCAGGACGGCATACGCCATCGCGCTGATGATCATGGGGGCACAAGCGCTCGTACAGTATCTAGTCCATACGGAGGCGGACTTCGCGGACAAGCTGCGACCCATTCAATCGACCTTGCAGATCGCTTTTCTGGTATTCGCTATCGCCGGTTCATCACTGGACCGACGAAAGTCGCGCGACGACCTGAAAGAACCTTCGCCGCGATATTCTGGTGTCGCAGTCGTTGTTATAACCGGTGCAACGGCATCAATGGTGGTGGTTCGCAGCAGCTATCTGTATGCCTTGTTGATTGCGGCAGGGACAATAGCGATGGCAGTGCTTGTTTGGCATTTTGCAACCGCCCACGCGAACGAGATAGGCGAAGCGCGCTTCCCCAGCCCCTCAGTTGCTGATTAACGGCGAACATCAGCTAGCCACCCAAACCCGGACCTAGTGCTCCAGCACGCTGACGGGGCCATCGGGCGCGAGAAGAGGTGCCCAGCCAGACTTAACGGCGGCGGTTACGACCTGATTGAGAAGCGGAGCGTCAATCTTCGGCCGCTGTCGCCCAACCACCAAAAGTGGCCTCAGCTTCCCCCGTTTGCGGGGGCGCCGGATGTCCAACCCACCTTCGGATCGTTGAAATCCACTACGTCGCCGAGCTCCCAGACGTTCGGATAGCCATAGCCGACAAGGTTGATGAAGGTCTGGATGTTGAGCGCGAGCGCGGCGTTCTTGAGCATCACCGGGGCGCGGTGGTTCGAGAAATTGTTGTTGCAGTAGATCAGGATCGGACGGTCGCGATTGGGGCCGAGCGCTTCCGCCAGCGCCTCGGCGGTGAAATCGGTGAGCGGAAGATTGATCGCGCCGGCGATATGCCCTTCGGCGAACTTGTCCGCCGAGCGCGCGTCGAGAAGCAATGCGCCGTTCTCCGCCGCTTTGGCCTTGAACGCCTCGAACCGCAGCAGCCGGCCGGCGCGTAGTGTCCGGACGTTGCCGGTAAGCGTCGTGAAGGCGGCATAGTCGATTTGCGGGTTGGGCGCGGGATCGTCGGGAAGCGCGAGCAGCAAGGCAAGAGCGAGCAGCATAAGACATTCCTTCGATCGAGGCCGTAACGATCGCAGGCAGAGGCTGCACGAACCCTGAACCATTTCGGCAGCCCGGCCTTGTGCCGGGGTCCACCGCGCCGCACGCGAGCCGCGAACAGTCTGGACCTTCCCCGACCGCCTGGTGGATCCCGGCACAAGGCCGGTGTGACGGGTGGTTGTCTGGTATGGGCAACCCGTTATCACCGCTCGCAAGGAACGAGGGGAGATGACATGGCCAGCCTGTTTCGCCTGAAGCAGATCGTCGCGGAGGCGGATCGGCCGCACGCACATCGCCTCCAGCGTACGCTCTCATGGCCGCATCTTGTCGCGCTGGGCGTCGGCGCGATCGTCGGGACGGGTATCCTGACATTGATCGGAGTCGGTGCCGATCGCGCGGGTCCGGCGGTGATCGTGTCGTTCGTCGTCGCAGGGGCGATCTGCGCGTGCGCGGCGCTGGCTTATGCCGAGATGGCGACGATGATCCCCGCCTCGGGCAGCGCCTATACCTATAGCTATGTGGTGCTCGGCGAGATCATCGCCTGGGTGGTCGGGTGGAGCCTGCTCGCCGAATATACCCTGGTCGTCGCGACGGTGGCGGTCGGCTGGTCGGGCTATTCGGTCGGCTTTCTCGAGAGCCTCGGCGTGCATCTTCCCGCGGCGCTCACCCATGGCCCGGTAATGGCGGGCTGGCAGGTCGTCGAATGGGGCGTCAACTTGCCTGCATTGTTCATCGTCGCGGTCGTCGCGGGGCTGCTGATCGTCGGCACGCGCGAAAGCGCGACGCTCAACGCCGTGCTCGTCGTGGTGAAGCTGATCGCGCTCGCGGTGTTCGTCGCGGTGGCCTTCCCGCATTTCGACGCCGCCAATTTTGAGCCCTTCGCGCCGTTCGGCTTCACCAAGGCGATGAGCGCGGACGGCGTCGAGCGCGGGGTGATGGCGGCGGCGGCGATCATCTTCTTCGCCTTTTACGGCTTCGATGCGATCTCGACCGCGGCGGAGGAAGCCAAAAATCCGAGCCGCGATCTGGCGATCGGCATCGTCGGTTCGATGATCGCGTGCGTCGCGATCTACATGCTGGTGGCATTGGCGGCGGTGGGGGCGCTGAACTACACCCGCTTCGCCGACAGCCCCGAGCCGCTCGCCTTGATCCTGCGCGAGATCGGCCAGCCGCGCACCGCCGCGTTCCTCGCTGCTTCGGCGGTGATTGCGTTGCCGACGGTGATCCTCGCGTTCCTCTACGGCCAGAGCCGAATCTTCTTCGTGATGGCGCGCGATCGCATGCTGCCCGAGAGCCTGGCGACCGTCTCGCGGCGGGGGACGCCGGTGCGGATCACGATCTTCACCGCCGCTGTGGTGACCTTCTTCGCGGCGTTCTTCCCGATCGATCAGATCGCCGCATTGGCTAATGCCGGCACGCTCACCGCCTTTGCCGCGGTGGGGATCTGCATGCTGGTGATGCGCCGCCGGGCTCCGCAAGCCGTGCGCCCGTTCCGCGCGCCGGCGGCGTGGCTGGTCGGGCTCGGTGCGGCGTTCGGCTGTCTCTATCTTTTCACAAGCTTGCCGCATCAGACGCAATTGTTGTTCGGCGCGTGGAACCTGATCGGGCTGCTGCTCTATTTCGGCTATGCGCGGCGCAATGTGGACAAGGGGGCGGCATGAGCGGCTGGACGATCGGGATCATCGGCGGCTCGGGGCTCTACGACGTCGAGGGCATCGAAGGTGGTGCGTGGGTCGAGACTGCGAGCCCGTGGGGTACGCCATCGGATGCCTGCTTCGTCGGGCAGGTCGGGCATGTTCGCGTGGTGTTTCTGCCGCGGCACGGGCGGGGGCACCGGATCAGCCCGTCGGAGCTCAACCCGCGCGCCAATGTGGACATACTCAAGCGGCTCGGAGTCACCGATGTGCTCGCGGTGTCGTCGGTGGGCAGCCTCGTCGAGGATCGCCCGCCGGGGAGCTTCACGATCGCCGATCAATTCATCGACCGGACCAAAGGGCGGCCGTCGAGCTTCTTCGGGACGGGCATGGTCGCGCATGTCTCGATGGCCGATCCGGTGTGTCCGCGCCTCTCTGCGCTGGCTGCCGACGCGGCGCGAGCGGCAGGGGCCGAGACGCATGTCGGCGGAACCTATCTGGCGATGGAGGGACCGCAATTCTCGACCCGCGCGGAAAGTCACCTCTATCGCAACTGGGGCTGCCAGATCATCGGGATGACCGGCATGCCCGAGGCGAAGCTCGCGCGCGAGGCCGAGCTTCCCTATGCGCTGGTCGGGATGGTAACCGATTATGATTGCTGGCGCGAAGGCGAGGAAGCAGTCGATGTCGCGCAAGTGATCGCGCAGCTCTCCGCCAACGCGGCCAAGGCGCGCGCAATGGTGATGCACTTGCTGCGCAATTTGCCGGCGGAGCGGCCGGCTTCGCCGATCGACACTTGCCTCGACGCGGCGCTGATCACCGCGCCTTCCGCGCGCGACGCCGATCTGTTGGCGAAGCTAGATGCCGTGGCGGGGCGTGCGCTGGGCTAAGGGTCAGTACTCGATACCCGCAACGGCCGAGATCGCCGGACGACCGCGAAGCGGCGGGACGATTTTGGCGCACAGCCACGTCACTCGTCGGTCACGATGGCACGGCATCGCTCCCTCCTCGTTCCTCCCTGTGCGCCAGAATCGGCTCCGTCTCGGCCATTGTGGCTATCGAGTACTGACCCTACCGTCCAGGATCGGGAACGCTGGTTATAGATATGTTTCTGGTCGGTTGCTGCCGGCAGGCGTAGACTTCGCTTACCGGGGGGTAAAATCATGAAAACCACGAGTCGTAGTTCTCGGCGTGCATTCGTGCTGGGCGGGACCGCCGCTGTGGCGTGCGTTGGGCCGCTGGCCGTGGCGCAATTGGCGCGCGCGCCGCTGCCGTCGCGCAAGAGCCCGGCGCCGACGTCTGCGCAGAGCGAAGTGGCCGAGTGGGAAAATCTGGTCGGCGCCAGCTTCCTCGTCGGCGGCGAAGCAGGCAAGGCAGTCGCGAAGCTGGTCATGGTCGAGCGTCCGGCGATCGACCCGAAGCGCCCCGCCGGGCTGGCGCGCTTCCAGCCCTTCACGGCGTGGTTCGAGATGGAGGCGCGTCTCGCGCCAGCGGGCCAGCGGACCTACAAGGTCGCGCATCCGACCAGGGGCCTGATCGATCTGTTCCTCGGCCGCGGTGCGGACAGGCGCGGCAAGGCAGTCGTGTACGCGCTGTTCAACTAGGGCGTCTGCAAGCTATGGCTGTCCCGTAACGTCTCGGGACAGGAGTGACTGGTTTGAAGAACGCGAAATTCGTCGGGCTTGGCCTCGCATTGGTGCTGGCCGGCACGGCGGCGGTGGCAGTGGCGATGCAGGCCGGCGGCAGCCAGGACCATTCGCAGGACGCGGCATGGCACAACCAGCAGATGCTGGCGCTCGCGCAATTGAAGGCGAGCGACGGCTGGCAATCGCTTCCCGGCAATTTGCGCTGGCGGCGGATCAAGGGCGACGGTTCGGGCAAGCATCCGACCGTGCAGGACGTGGTCAAGATCCACTATGCCGGCACCTTGATCGACGGGACCGAGTTCGACAGCTCCTTCACCCGCGGCGAGCCCGCGACCTTCCCGCTGGGCGCGCTTATCCCTGCCTGGCAAATGGCGGTGCCGATGATGGGGGTGGGCGATACGATCGAGATCGCCTCGCCCTCCGACCTCGCTTACGGCCCGGTGGGCAAGGGGCCGATCCCGGGCGGAGCGACCTTGTTGTTCAAGATCGAATTGCTGGGGATCGGGGAGTAAACCTCTTCTGGATTCCCCTCCCGCAAGCGGAAGGGGAGCGATGAAGCCGAGCGGGCAGCAAAAAGGCCGCGGTGGGGATGTCCACCGCGGCCTTTTCTGTGACCCCGCTGCTTACGCGGCCAAGTTGCGCAGGACGTATTGCAGGATGCCGCCGTGGAGGAAATATTCCAGCTCGTTGACCGTATCGATGCGGCAGCGGGTCTGGAAGGTTTCGGTCTTGCCGTCGGCGCGGGTGAGGGCGACTTCGACGTCCTGTCGCGGGCGGATCGCGCCTACACCGGTGATCGTGAAGGTCTCCGAGCCGTCGAGCCGCAGCGTCTGGCGAGTCACGCCCTCGGCGAACTGGAGCGGGAGTACGCCCATGCCGACGAGGTTTGAACGGTGAATACGCTCGAAGCTCTCGGTAATAACCGCGCGGACGCCTAGAAGATTAGTTCCCTTGGCGGCCCAGTCACGCGAAGATCCCGTTCCGTATTCCTTGCCAGCAACCACGACCAAAGGCGTGCCGTCTGCTTTATGGCGCATTGCGGCGTCGTAGATCGGCATGACCTGATCGTGATACTTGGTCATGCCGCCCTCGATGCCAGCGACCATTTCGTTCTTGATGCGGATATTGGCGAAGGTGCCGCGGACCATGATTTCGTCATTGCCACGGCGCGCGCCGTAGCTGTTGAAGTCCTTCCGGGAGACCTGATGGTCCTGGAGGAACTTGCCCGCGGGGCTGTCCGCCTTGATCGAGCCGGCCGGCGAAATATGATCGGTGGTGATCGAATCGCCGAGGATTGCCAAGGGCTTGGCATCGATGATGTCCTGCACCGGGGCGGGGGTCATCGTCAGGCCTTCGAAGTAAGGCGGGTTGTGGATATAGGTGCTGGCGGTTGGCCAGCGATAGGTGTCCGAACCCTCGACCGTGATGCCCTGCCAGTGATGGTCGCCGAGATAGACGTTCGAATATCGGGTACGGAACATCTCGTCGTCGATATTGGCGGCGATCAGTCCGGCGATTTCCTCGTTCGAGGGCCAGATGTCCTTGAGGAAGACGGGGCCGTTGGTGCCCTGACCGATCGGGGTCTCGTACATGTCCTCGGTCACGGTGCCCTTGAGCGCATAAGCGACCACGAGCGGCGGCGAGGCGAGGAAGTTGGCGCGGACGTCAGGCGACACGCGGCCCTCGAAATTGCGATTGCCCGACAGCACCGAGGCGGCAACGATGTCGTTGCCGTTGATCGCCGCGGAGATCGGCTCGGCGAGCGGGCCGGAATTGCCGATGCAAGTGGTGCAGCCATAGCCGACGAGGTTGAACCCGATCGCGTCGAGATCCTCGCTCAGGCCCGCCTTGTTGAGATAATCTGTGACCACCTGGCTGCCGGGCGCCAGCGAGGTCTTGACCCACGGCTTGCGGGTGAGGCCCAGCGCCCGCGCCTTGCGCGCGACGAGGCCCGCGGCGATCAGCACCGAGGGGTTCGAGGTGTTGGTGCAGCTGGTGATCGCGGCGATCACGACGTCGCCGTCGCCGATGTCATGCTCGGCGCCCTCGACCGCGACGCGCGCGGGGCGCTCCTTGTGATAGACCTTCTGCAGATCGGCGTTGAACACTTCGTCGACGGCGTCGAGGCTCACGCGGTCCTGCGGACGCTTGGGGCCGGCGAGCGACGGGCGCACGCAGCTCATGTCGAGCTCGAGGGTGTCGGTGAAGATCGGCTCGGGGCTGTCGACATCGTGCCACATGCCCTGGGCCTTCGCGTACGCCTCGACCAATGCGATCGTCTCGTCCGGGCGGCCGGTGAGACGCATGTAGTCCATCGTCTTCTCATCGATCGGGAAGAAGCCGCAGGTCGCGCCATATTCGGGCGCCATGTTGGCGATCGTCGCGCGATCGGCGAGCGTCATCGAATGGAGGCCGGGGCCGTAAAATTCGACGAAGCGGCCGACCACGCCCTTGGCGCGCAGCATCTGGGTGACGGTGAGCACCAGATCGGTGGCAGTGATGCCTTCGCCGAGCGCGCCGGTCAGCTTGAAGCCGACGACTTCGGGGATCAGCATCGACACCGGCTGGCCGAGCATCGCCGCCTCGGCCTCGATCCCGCCGACGCCCCAACCGAGCACGCCGAGACCGTTGACCATCGTGGTGTGGCTGTCGGTGCCGACCAGGGTATCGGGATAGGCGATCATGCTGCCGTCGGGCGCGACCGACGACCAGATCGACTGCGAGATATATTCGAGATTGACCTGGTGGCAGATCCCGGTGCCGGGGGGGACGACCTTGAAATTGTCGAGCGCCTTCGAGCCCCATTTGAGGAACTCGTAGCGCTCGTTGTTGCGCTCATATTCGAGCTCGACATTC
Protein-coding regions in this window:
- a CDS encoding rhodanese-like domain-containing protein, giving the protein MLLALALLLALPDDPAPNPQIDYAAFTTLTGNVRTLRAGRLLRFEAFKAKAAENGALLLDARSADKFAEGHIAGAINLPLTDFTAEALAEALGPNRDRPILIYCNNNFSNHRAPVMLKNAALALNIQTFINLVGYGYPNVWELGDVVDFNDPKVGWTSGAPANGGS
- a CDS encoding amino acid permease codes for the protein MASLFRLKQIVAEADRPHAHRLQRTLSWPHLVALGVGAIVGTGILTLIGVGADRAGPAVIVSFVVAGAICACAALAYAEMATMIPASGSAYTYSYVVLGEIIAWVVGWSLLAEYTLVVATVAVGWSGYSVGFLESLGVHLPAALTHGPVMAGWQVVEWGVNLPALFIVAVVAGLLIVGTRESATLNAVLVVVKLIALAVFVAVAFPHFDAANFEPFAPFGFTKAMSADGVERGVMAAAAIIFFAFYGFDAISTAAEEAKNPSRDLAIGIVGSMIACVAIYMLVALAAVGALNYTRFADSPEPLALILREIGQPRTAAFLAASAVIALPTVILAFLYGQSRIFFVMARDRMLPESLATVSRRGTPVRITIFTAAVVTFFAAFFPIDQIAALANAGTLTAFAAVGICMLVMRRRAPQAVRPFRAPAAWLVGLGAAFGCLYLFTSLPHQTQLLFGAWNLIGLLLYFGYARRNVDKGAA
- the mtnP gene encoding S-methyl-5'-thioadenosine phosphorylase yields the protein MSGWTIGIIGGSGLYDVEGIEGGAWVETASPWGTPSDACFVGQVGHVRVVFLPRHGRGHRISPSELNPRANVDILKRLGVTDVLAVSSVGSLVEDRPPGSFTIADQFIDRTKGRPSSFFGTGMVAHVSMADPVCPRLSALAADAARAAGAETHVGGTYLAMEGPQFSTRAESHLYRNWGCQIIGMTGMPEAKLAREAELPYALVGMVTDYDCWREGEEAVDVAQVIAQLSANAAKARAMVMHLLRNLPAERPASPIDTCLDAALITAPSARDADLLAKLDAVAGRALG
- a CDS encoding DUF6916 family protein, which gives rise to MLGGTAAVACVGPLAVAQLARAPLPSRKSPAPTSAQSEVAEWENLVGASFLVGGEAGKAVAKLVMVERPAIDPKRPAGLARFQPFTAWFEMEARLAPAGQRTYKVAHPTRGLIDLFLGRGADRRGKAVVYALFN
- a CDS encoding FKBP-type peptidyl-prolyl cis-trans isomerase, with the translated sequence MKNAKFVGLGLALVLAGTAAVAVAMQAGGSQDHSQDAAWHNQQMLALAQLKASDGWQSLPGNLRWRRIKGDGSGKHPTVQDVVKIHYAGTLIDGTEFDSSFTRGEPATFPLGALIPAWQMAVPMMGVGDTIEIASPSDLAYGPVGKGPIPGGATLLFKIELLGIGE
- the acnA gene encoding aconitate hydratase AcnA, with the protein product MTAIGNDTLGTRDTLTVGSQTYSFYSLPKAAKKLGDIGRLPFSMKVLLENMLRFEDGKTVTKDDAQAIVDWQKDARSNREIQYRPARVLMQDFTGVPCVVDLAAMRDAITKLGGDPAKINPQVPVHLVIDHSVMVDEFGTPQSFGQNVELEYERNNERYEFLKWGSKALDNFKVVPPGTGICHQVNLEYISQSIWSSVAPDGSMIAYPDTLVGTDSHTTMVNGLGVLGWGVGGIEAEAAMLGQPVSMLIPEVVGFKLTGALGEGITATDLVLTVTQMLRAKGVVGRFVEFYGPGLHSMTLADRATIANMAPEYGATCGFFPIDEKTMDYMRLTGRPDETIALVEAYAKAQGMWHDVDSPEPIFTDTLELDMSCVRPSLAGPKRPQDRVSLDAVDEVFNADLQKVYHKERPARVAVEGAEHDIGDGDVVIAAITSCTNTSNPSVLIAAGLVARKARALGLTRKPWVKTSLAPGSQVVTDYLNKAGLSEDLDAIGFNLVGYGCTTCIGNSGPLAEPISAAINGNDIVAASVLSGNRNFEGRVSPDVRANFLASPPLVVAYALKGTVTEDMYETPIGQGTNGPVFLKDIWPSNEEIAGLIAANIDDEMFRTRYSNVYLGDHHWQGITVEGSDTYRWPTASTYIHNPPYFEGLTMTPAPVQDIIDAKPLAILGDSITTDHISPAGSIKADSPAGKFLQDHQVSRKDFNSYGARRGNDEIMVRGTFANIRIKNEMVAGIEGGMTKYHDQVMPIYDAAMRHKADGTPLVVVAGKEYGTGSSRDWAAKGTNLLGVRAVITESFERIHRSNLVGMGVLPLQFAEGVTRQTLRLDGSETFTITGVGAIRPRQDVEVALTRADGKTETFQTRCRIDTVNELEYFLHGGILQYVLRNLAA